Proteins co-encoded in one Paenibacillus antri genomic window:
- a CDS encoding DUF456 domain-containing protein, which yields MDILGWSLVVVLFLVGMAGAVYPVLPGALAIYGAFFVYGFFFGWSEFGFWFWTIQTIVVIVITVADYAVGALGVKKFGGGRASVWGSTIGLIVGPFVIPAFGLLIGPFLGAVLGELLVGTKPLPAMKAGVGALVGLFTSTVAKFVLQAAMIVVFVVWII from the coding sequence ATGGACATACTGGGATGGTCGTTAGTCGTCGTTTTGTTCCTCGTCGGCATGGCGGGGGCGGTGTACCCGGTGCTGCCGGGCGCGCTCGCGATTTACGGGGCGTTCTTCGTGTACGGCTTCTTCTTCGGCTGGTCGGAGTTCGGGTTTTGGTTCTGGACGATCCAGACGATCGTCGTCATCGTCATTACGGTGGCGGACTATGCCGTCGGCGCGCTCGGGGTGAAGAAGTTCGGCGGAGGGCGGGCCTCCGTCTGGGGCAGCACGATCGGCCTGATCGTCGGACCGTTCGTCATTCCGGCGTTCGGCCTTCTGATCGGTCCGTTCCTCGGCGCGGTGCTCGGGGAGCTGCTCGTCGGGACGAAGCCGCTGCCCGCGATGAAGGCGGGGGTCGGCGCGCTGGTCGGCTTGTTCACGAGCACCGTCGCGAAGTTCGTCCTTCAGGCGGCCATGATTGTTGTGTTTGTCGTGTGGATCATTTAA
- a CDS encoding ThuA domain-containing protein, whose product MSIRVTVWNENRHEFKNEKVRSIYPNGIHGAIAEGIAENGLEIRTAWLDQPEHGLTEAVLADTDVLIWWGHMAHGEVQDDIVDRVHKRVLEGMGLIVLHSGHFSKIFKKLMGTTCDLKWREAADKERIWVVDPSHPIAEGLGAYIELPAEEMYGEHFDIPAPDELVFVSWFTGGEVFRSGCTYRRGQGKVFYFRPGHETYPTYHNEEVLRVIRNGVRWAAPVHGAKPVYGNAKPLEPVGPKE is encoded by the coding sequence GTGAGCATTCGAGTAACGGTATGGAACGAGAACAGACACGAGTTCAAGAACGAAAAAGTGAGAAGCATCTATCCGAACGGCATCCACGGCGCGATCGCCGAAGGCATCGCGGAGAACGGCTTGGAGATCCGCACGGCGTGGCTGGACCAGCCGGAGCACGGCTTGACCGAAGCGGTATTGGCCGATACGGACGTCTTGATCTGGTGGGGCCATATGGCGCACGGGGAAGTACAGGACGACATCGTCGACCGCGTACATAAGCGCGTATTGGAAGGCATGGGACTGATCGTGCTGCACTCCGGCCATTTCTCGAAAATTTTCAAGAAGCTGATGGGAACGACTTGCGATTTGAAGTGGCGCGAAGCGGCCGACAAGGAACGGATTTGGGTCGTCGATCCGTCGCACCCGATCGCGGAAGGACTCGGCGCCTACATCGAGCTGCCGGCGGAAGAGATGTACGGCGAGCACTTCGACATTCCGGCGCCGGACGAACTCGTCTTCGTCTCGTGGTTCACGGGCGGCGAAGTGTTCCGCAGCGGCTGCACGTACCGGCGCGGTCAAGGCAAAGTGTTTTACTTCCGCCCGGGACACGAGACGTACCCGACGTATCATAACGAAGAAGTGCTGCGCGTCATCCGCAACGGCGTTCGCTGGGCGGCGCCCGTCCACGGCGCGAAGCCGGTGTACGGCAACGCGAAGCCGCTCGAGCCGGTAGGTCCGAAGGAATAA
- a CDS encoding metal ABC transporter permease: MSSNEMVILATGILVAVSCAIVGSFLMLRKMAMIGDAISHAVLPGIVVAFLMSGSRDSLWMLLAATAVGLLAVFLIQWFHRQGVQSDASIGVIFTAMFSIGVVLVSLYADQVDLDLDCVLFGEINYVPWTKLELFGVDIGPKSLWALGLALLLIVGCIGAFYKQFKLCAFDPFMAAAVGIPAALFHYALMGLVSVTTVASFESVGAILVLGMIVIPPASAYLMTEKLSTMIFYAILYGVASVLLGYSVAAWLESSITGTMVAVAGVLFVLTLLLSPTHGLLWKTRRTKRATGAA, translated from the coding sequence ATGAGCTCGAACGAAATGGTCATCCTCGCCACGGGCATTCTCGTCGCCGTCTCGTGCGCGATCGTCGGGTCGTTCCTTATGCTGCGCAAGATGGCGATGATCGGCGACGCGATCTCGCACGCGGTGCTGCCGGGCATCGTCGTCGCCTTCCTGATGAGCGGTTCGCGAGATTCGCTCTGGATGCTTCTGGCCGCTACGGCCGTCGGATTGCTGGCGGTGTTCCTCATTCAATGGTTCCACCGGCAAGGCGTCCAATCCGACGCGTCGATCGGCGTCATCTTCACCGCGATGTTTTCGATCGGCGTCGTGTTGGTCAGCTTGTACGCCGATCAAGTGGACCTCGACCTCGATTGCGTCTTGTTCGGCGAAATCAATTACGTGCCTTGGACGAAGCTGGAGCTGTTCGGCGTCGATATCGGCCCGAAGTCGCTCTGGGCGCTCGGCCTCGCGCTGCTCCTGATCGTCGGCTGCATCGGAGCGTTCTACAAGCAATTCAAGCTGTGCGCCTTCGATCCGTTCATGGCGGCGGCGGTCGGCATTCCGGCGGCGCTGTTCCATTACGCGCTGATGGGCCTCGTCAGCGTGACGACGGTCGCCTCCTTCGAGAGCGTCGGCGCGATTCTCGTGCTCGGCATGATCGTCATCCCGCCGGCCAGCGCGTACCTGATGACGGAGAAGCTGTCGACGATGATTTTCTATGCGATTCTGTACGGCGTCGCCAGCGTCCTGCTCGGCTATTCCGTGGCCGCGTGGCTCGAGTCGTCCATCACCGGCACGATGGTGGCCGTCGCCGGCGTATTGTTCGTCTTGACGCTGCTGCTGTCGCCGACTCACGGACTGCTTTGGAAAACGAGACGCACGAAGCGGGCGACCGGCGCCGCGTAA
- a CDS encoding Cof-type HAD-IIB family hydrolase, with amino-acid sequence MGKSYKLLALDMDGTLLNEKSEISGENERWIREAIAEGIVVCFATGRGYPSALPYAEQLGLASPMVLVNGGEVWASPKELRSRHTMPASEVAALRDIALRYDTWYWGYSVERVYNRNDWIDDPYRTEWLKFGYYTEDASALASVAEAIRGVGTFETTNSHPSNIELNPLGVSKASGLRQVCEMLGIGMHEIVACGDSLNDVAMIREAGLGVAMGNAQDAVKKIADEVTLTNNEDGVAHVIRTFML; translated from the coding sequence ATGGGGAAATCTTACAAGCTGTTGGCGCTCGACATGGACGGGACGCTGTTGAACGAGAAGAGCGAAATCAGCGGGGAAAACGAACGGTGGATTCGCGAGGCGATCGCCGAAGGGATCGTCGTCTGCTTCGCCACGGGACGGGGATACCCGAGCGCGCTGCCGTATGCGGAGCAGCTCGGTCTCGCGTCGCCGATGGTGCTCGTGAACGGGGGAGAAGTGTGGGCTTCGCCGAAGGAGCTTCGCTCCCGGCATACGATGCCGGCGTCCGAAGTGGCCGCGCTTCGGGACATCGCGCTGCGATACGACACTTGGTACTGGGGGTACAGCGTAGAGCGGGTGTATAACCGAAACGATTGGATCGACGATCCGTATCGTACGGAGTGGTTGAAGTTCGGATATTATACGGAAGACGCGTCGGCGCTCGCGTCCGTCGCGGAAGCGATTCGAGGCGTCGGAACGTTCGAGACGACGAACTCGCATCCGAGCAACATCGAGCTGAATCCGCTCGGCGTGTCGAAGGCCTCGGGCCTTCGACAAGTGTGCGAGATGCTCGGCATCGGCATGCACGAGATCGTCGCCTGCGGGGACAGCTTGAACGACGTCGCGATGATCCGCGAGGCGGGCCTCGGCGTGGCGATGGGGAACGCGCAGGACGCGGTGAAGAAGATCGCCGACGAAGTGACGCTGACGAACAACGAAGACGGCGTCGCGCACGTCATCCGAACCTTCATGCTGTAA
- a CDS encoding putative polysaccharide biosynthesis protein codes for MSGKMLLRGTLILAGAALVARVLGVVQRIPLQRLLDDAGMSTYVTSYNVYMWLLVLATAGFPSAIAKLVSEKYALGRPEEGEAIRRAANRYALVAGVGAAALVFALAPALAAVNKDPNATLAIRALAPALILFPWIAVERGYFQGRQRMGANGLSQIWEQILRVVTSIVLAYFLLELGYGIVWASAGASFGGVLGAVAAAAVMLYYGAKLRREPAPARAAAAGDGGAVVAVSAPGVPEAGLTADSAVASADASSFRSIFRAILKLSIPVSITALAVPTIYLIDSLATKPLLIAEYGDALAQEMQGWLTSRAQSLAGIPVIFAIALSQSIMPIISAAFVRRDTPEVERQTSLALRMTYLSGVPAVVVMATSAFPLNTFLFKDAEGSWVIVAMVCSVLFQVLMMISGSILLGIGRPELPMKHIAVGIVVKLALSLALAPLIGIYGVVAGTALCFAVTMALNLRSLRKLIRYEAFGRRAAPFAATVALQASIGAAVGWAVYTYVHPFGVTFWDAMLQTLLAAGTTAALYPVLLLRTGAFVAADAEGLPPKARKLWDRAAPALRKLRLVR; via the coding sequence TTGAGCGGGAAGATGTTGTTGAGAGGGACGTTGATTTTGGCCGGAGCGGCGCTCGTCGCGCGCGTCCTCGGCGTCGTGCAGCGCATTCCGCTGCAGCGGCTGTTGGACGACGCGGGGATGTCGACGTACGTGACGTCGTACAACGTGTACATGTGGCTGCTCGTGTTGGCGACGGCCGGGTTTCCGAGCGCGATCGCGAAGCTGGTGTCCGAGAAGTACGCGCTCGGCCGACCGGAGGAGGGAGAGGCGATCCGCCGGGCGGCGAATCGGTATGCGCTCGTCGCGGGCGTCGGCGCCGCGGCGCTCGTGTTCGCGCTTGCTCCGGCGCTCGCCGCGGTGAATAAGGATCCGAACGCGACGCTCGCGATTCGGGCGCTGGCGCCGGCCCTGATTTTGTTCCCATGGATCGCGGTGGAGCGGGGATATTTCCAAGGGCGGCAGCGGATGGGGGCGAACGGGCTGTCCCAAATCTGGGAGCAGATTTTACGCGTCGTCACTTCGATCGTCTTGGCCTATTTCTTATTGGAGCTCGGCTATGGCATCGTATGGGCGTCCGCCGGGGCGTCGTTCGGCGGCGTGCTCGGCGCCGTCGCGGCGGCGGCCGTCATGCTGTATTACGGCGCGAAGCTGCGCCGCGAGCCCGCTCCGGCGCGGGCGGCGGCCGCCGGCGACGGGGGCGCCGTCGTCGCCGTCTCGGCGCCCGGCGTTCCGGAGGCCGGGCTGACGGCGGATTCGGCGGTCGCAAGCGCGGACGCTTCTTCGTTCCGCTCGATCTTCCGGGCGATTCTGAAGCTGTCGATCCCGGTGTCGATAACGGCGCTGGCGGTGCCGACCATCTATCTTATCGACTCGCTCGCGACGAAGCCGCTGCTCATCGCAGAGTACGGGGATGCGCTCGCGCAAGAGATGCAGGGCTGGCTGACGAGCCGAGCGCAGTCGCTCGCGGGCATTCCGGTCATCTTCGCGATCGCGCTGAGCCAGTCGATTATGCCGATCATCTCGGCCGCTTTCGTCCGGAGGGATACGCCCGAGGTCGAACGGCAGACGTCGCTGGCGCTGCGGATGACTTACCTTTCCGGCGTCCCGGCGGTCGTCGTCATGGCGACGTCGGCGTTTCCGCTCAACACGTTCCTCTTCAAAGATGCCGAAGGGTCCTGGGTGATCGTGGCGATGGTGTGCTCCGTCCTGTTCCAGGTGTTGATGATGATCTCCGGATCGATTCTGCTCGGGATCGGGCGGCCGGAGCTGCCGATGAAGCATATCGCCGTCGGCATCGTCGTCAAGCTGGCGCTGTCGCTTGCGCTCGCGCCGCTCATCGGGATTTACGGCGTCGTCGCGGGCACGGCGCTCTGCTTCGCCGTTACGATGGCGCTGAACCTGCGATCGCTTCGGAAGCTCATCCGTTACGAGGCGTTCGGCCGCCGGGCGGCGCCGTTCGCCGCGACGGTCGCCCTGCAGGCGTCGATCGGCGCGGCCGTCGGCTGGGCCGTATACACGTACGTCCATCCGTTCGGCGTTACGTTCTGGGACGCCATGCTGCAGACGTTGCTCGCGGCGGGGACGACCGCGGCGCTGTACCCGGTGCTGCTGCTGCGCACCGGTGCGTTCGTCGCGGCGGACGCCGAAGGGCTGCCGCCGAAGGCGCGCAAGCTGTGGGACCGCGCCGCCCCGGCGCTTCGGAAGCTGCGCCTCGTCCGCTAG
- a CDS encoding sensor histidine kinase, whose amino-acid sequence MLDKILMSLEIGIFSTIPQSAAGLFFTLIFWDIRVERPRLRIAQFAAASAILFMIVLLLPETVRPISQVLITALLMYMFREIPWRDRAIMAFTLAILYIGLEITTAFAAITLGLARQSELADDPRAVVPYLILGNAFVALVAALLRRSRLSPGKAIRLFFHQKQNRLLFSLVLLFSGNIFISSVVFYYVMDSHPFAASYTLVATSLVSVVILIVTIRSIIAVKNREILNTQETYVDEIDNLFTTIRGQRHDFLNHVQVIQAFVRRKKFDELDRYVSELVGEIVEINDLIQIGHPALAALIKSKMVYALDRKIDFRYSFEGMDRIGDGVASVDFVKIAGNLLDNALEEVLNRAPEDRWVEISGWTDEHHFYLSVSNPAYSVTEEQKANMFRSGFTTKKKGVHSGLGLSIVKERVGHYRGQLDVETEADHVLSFRVKLPLRLHTIAP is encoded by the coding sequence ATGCTGGACAAGATTTTAATGAGTCTTGAGATCGGTATTTTTTCTACGATTCCGCAGTCTGCCGCAGGCCTCTTTTTTACATTGATCTTCTGGGACATCCGAGTGGAGCGCCCTCGGCTTCGCATCGCGCAGTTCGCCGCGGCGAGCGCGATTCTCTTTATGATCGTTCTGTTGCTGCCGGAAACCGTCCGCCCGATCAGTCAGGTCCTGATTACAGCGCTCTTAATGTACATGTTTCGAGAGATCCCATGGCGGGATCGAGCGATCATGGCCTTCACCCTCGCGATCCTATATATCGGATTGGAGATTACGACGGCGTTCGCGGCCATCACGCTCGGTCTCGCGCGGCAGTCCGAGCTTGCGGACGATCCTCGCGCCGTCGTTCCGTACTTGATTTTAGGCAATGCGTTCGTCGCGCTCGTCGCGGCGCTGCTGCGCAGATCTCGATTATCGCCGGGGAAAGCGATCCGCCTCTTCTTCCATCAGAAGCAGAATCGATTGTTATTTTCCCTCGTCCTCTTGTTCTCCGGAAACATCTTCATTTCGTCGGTCGTGTTTTATTACGTGATGGACAGTCATCCGTTCGCTGCCTCATATACGCTTGTAGCGACGTCGCTCGTCAGCGTAGTCATTCTGATCGTGACGATCCGCTCGATCATCGCCGTGAAAAACCGGGAAATCCTGAACACCCAGGAGACGTACGTCGATGAGATCGACAATTTGTTTACGACCATCCGCGGGCAGCGTCACGACTTCTTGAACCATGTTCAGGTCATCCAGGCTTTCGTTCGGCGGAAAAAGTTCGACGAGCTCGATCGATACGTGTCCGAGCTCGTCGGCGAGATCGTCGAAATCAACGATCTCATCCAGATCGGCCACCCGGCGCTCGCCGCGCTTATCAAGTCGAAGATGGTGTACGCGCTCGATCGGAAGATCGATTTTCGTTATTCGTTCGAAGGGATGGATCGAATCGGCGACGGCGTCGCCTCCGTCGACTTCGTGAAGATCGCCGGCAATCTGCTCGACAACGCGTTGGAGGAGGTGCTGAACCGAGCTCCGGAGGACCGTTGGGTCGAGATCTCCGGTTGGACGGACGAACACCACTTCTATTTATCCGTCTCGAATCCGGCCTACTCCGTCACCGAAGAGCAGAAGGCGAACATGTTCCGCAGCGGCTTCACGACGAAGAAGAAGGGCGTACATTCCGGCCTCGGCCTGTCGATCGTGAAAGAGCGGGTCGGCCATTACCGCGGACAGCTCGACGTTGAAACCGAAGCGGATCATGTGCTGTCGTTCCGCGTCAAACTTCCGCTGCGACTGCACACGATCGCGCCGTAA